From Maniola jurtina chromosome 7, ilManJurt1.1, whole genome shotgun sequence:
TTTCAAGGAGGAGTTGTTTTGAAGAATGCTAATATTGCAGTTCATGGCAAGGCAACCCTCATGAACGAAATTGCTGTGAGAAACAGTTACATTGTctcatttgaaaataattgagGGTGTATTTAATGAACAGTTCATTTAACTCTCATTAAACTGTAATATACATGCCATATTTTTAAATGGAGTTTTTGGCACCGAAGACCAAGGGAAAGCAATTGACtcatcattttattaaaaaaataactaatggGCGGGTGTTactaatcattatttcatcacaAATACACCACCGAAGTTATGTTCGTCATTATTGTGTAAAAACTGTTTATATAAATACACCTTTACTCCATCAAAGTATTACCAGTGTTAAAACAGTTTTAAACGCTTTAGTGCGAATTCACGAATTAAACGCAAGAGGGGGTACACAAATTTTTCTAAAGAAGCGCCGCGAGCACTACAGAATGTGAATACATAATgcgttcaaagttcaaactatGAATTTCAATCAATCTATTATTAGAACGGACTTTCCGACATATTGAGACATCTTatctagaaatatatttttaatgtactcTCGATAGAttttgttagtaagtactacAAAATATGTcgatttttaaaagaaatataatattttgtatagggtgttacggctatactcacgtatgaAGTCGATGTAAacccgactagtttcaaacccatccgAGGCCCTTTTTCATAGGACCTAACCTAACTtaacctatacttataatggaaatcactcacgatagtttaaacgttaaaaaataaacatacataaatagCTAAAACTTCACAATAGGGCGGAAAGCCCGTCCTGTTATTAGTTTGATGGAAAGCATTATATAATACTTTTTACGTTTGACATTTTAGCAAGCGCGCACGCCACCGCGCCCGCGATTATCCGTGAACACGCACTATATCGAGTGGACGTAACTTTTCCTATattcatttaattaatattgtttacttttttcaggttattattaataattttaacatgctttttttcatgtaccaactaataaataatatttattttctgcaTGCAGCCCTCACTTGCCACGAAGACATCTGTTGTAAGTATCAgcgttataatttaatttcattcatGTAACAGtttgtaatatattatgtacattataATGATTTGTGTCGTCACATTTGTAAacaattctttatttattacatgCAGCACACATAAATATATGGAAAGCAAAAGAAGTGTGTCAGAAACGTAAGTTAAACATTGCCAAACATCATTAAAGAAATTTTAATGAAACTATCAAAATCACGGTGTTCTTAGTTAAAACATTTTCAGCATTAAAATGATccaaattttaattgaaatcaATTGCCGTATGTATGAAAGATCATCACTTGAGAACGGCTCGACCGATTTGGCATTCTTTTGTGTTCATAATTGTCAGGACAAGGTTAGTATGAAAGAAATTCTTGAAGTTGGGGCGGGTCGTTAGTGAAATATGAACATTATTTGAAGGAGCGACCGCTGAAATTCTGGCTGATTCTTCTAGATCTAGAACATTCCAAACCAGAACATTTCGAACCTGTGATAAATtaacttgacgattcaaaagcatttgtaagttgtaagtttatttgaacaaaatatcttttttttttctcactaTAAAAAAGCAGTACAATTTTCAACATGCTGTACAGTAAAATTGTGTTTGTGGTGAGTACTGTGAACATGGCAACTTTCGCTAACCGACATgtacaaaaaaagttataagacACCCCCAACACGCATTTTTGACAAGCAACTGTTGGTTGGCCGCACTGTGACCGCACCGTGTGTTGCAGGCGCGAGGGCTGGGGGTCGCGCGAGCTGCACGCGCCCTTCGACTCCATGTTCAACAAGGCGCGCTCGCCGCTGCCGCGAGGTGAGTCCCCGCGCTTCCGCACCGCTTCACACGACGAAAACGTTGCCAGTCACCCGCTATCGCTTCTCGCTCACTAGCTCCCGGCTCACACTCGCATCCTGCCTCGGTCGTCGTGAGCACGCCAGGGATGTACATTGCCGATAATATGTGAATATTGCACTGTTTGGAGCACACGCTTTTGTCGTGATCATTTATTGAAGTTAAACAAACTTCTTTAGACGCGACTTTTTGCGAATGgaagtaactttcaaacgtaaTGGCCGCCAATCAAACATCTATTTTGAGGCGGCCATCTTTTATTAAAGTGATTGCACTTTATTACATGATTAAAACCTTTTACCAGctcatttttcaaaatcgaaTCGTCGAACGCGGTTAGTCTAAACGCGTTTCTTAATAAaattcttcttttcttttaattaaattcctaaatTTTGGTGTTCTGTTTTAAGTGGAGTATTTGATTGTAAATTAGATTcttaaacattgtttttttttggcaACAACTAGCAGAGAACATCTAATCGCAAAAATCTAAGTCGTTCACTAaagtttgttttgttattttctgGTCATTTAGTCCTTCTTAAAAAGAAGGACAATTTATAAATGTCCTAGAAGGCTAGAGTAGAGAATGTACAAAGTCCAAGTATTTTACGACACTGCAAGTAGCAACGCTCCGCACGGCTGCACTCACAAAACAGCTAGCTTCCACTAAACAAATCGATTAACTATCAAATTCCCGCGATTCGAACACTTTCCCAAGTTATAGTTATGAATGCATCGGGTATTAGCGGCGTTTTCTGTCGTAGGTTTTCCTTGTAACAACATGAATCTGTAATGGATCGTAGCGAACGCATAACGTCGACATGGTCCGTTACAGTTTCTGTGTGATTTTAGAATTTATTAACATTCAATTActaaatttaactttttttgcattgtaatttgtagtgTTTATATTGTTTTCATAAAGCATTCTTTGTGCAGGTTTTGACTTTTTCCTACCCGCTAACATTAGCAGGAAAATGTTGCATCGCTCTCGATAATCATGAATCCATTCTATGTAGTTAAGAAATTGCATGAAGTGTTCAAAAAAGGCATTTTTCTCATCGCATAATCAGTGCCGAGGCAATGCAGTATTGTTTGTATGAAGtagtagatttttatttttaatgtttacatCCCTGTCTCGAAATCAGAATCTGTACCGGTCCCGAGTTAATGAATTTGTTTGGAAAGAATCACTGCCTCCTGTAGCTAGTCGATGTGGTACGCGGTAGGCGTCCGCTAGCGCGCCGTCGGCGGGCGGCTAGGGGCGGCGAGGACGCGCGCTAGTGAGGTTGTATTGGTGTGGTTGCAGTTGGGTTGCGCGTTACACTGCATGCTCCGACCAAATCTACACTTCACAGCGGCACCGGCCCCGACCACAAACCCACTACAAACGACACGCAAGAATAGGTactaaactattattttattttcctcaTTTGTGTTTGTGTTACGCATCGCGCGTTGCGGCTGCTATCAGAGTACGGATGCCTCCGATATCTTGAATCGCTGAtgcaatattaatttagtaCGCATTCTGGTAAATCACTTTTGATCCGAAAAGCAACATTTTAATGCATATCTTATGTGTTTTTGGTTTTGCATATTCGCTTTTCGTTTGGAATTAacgtttaaattaaaacttactaaaaccaatattttttttaacttttcgctAGTCGCATCGGTGTTTCGCATCTATCAATAACGTAACTATTTTAGATATCTCCCGATACTATCATGATCCATGCCGGTTCGCTGCCGGAAACGAAAACCATTAACGAGTCGCCATCGATGTAACGCAAGATGACACTGTAAATATATCATCCTAGCGAACGTCATGCATGATGGAAAACGTGTGTTTTCGATTGCATTACAGGTAGTAGTAAGAAAACCGCCAAGCACCAAACGAGAGCCTCGCAAACGACGGACGCGACGGACGGGCTAGATCTGTCAGACCTGGATCTGAGTGCGATAGAATTTTCGGAGCGGGAGATGCAGGCGCTGTCGGGGCTGACGCCGGCGCTGTCGCGACGCCTGCAGCGGCAACTGCTCGCGCACCTGCCGCCGCAGGCCGCCGCGCGCCTGCGCCGCACGCTCTCGCTGCACGCCGCACCCGTCGCGCGCGCGCCCTACGCGCGCAGCCACTcggccgccgcgcgcgccgccgacCACCCGCCGCTCCCGCCGCCGGACTACGACGACGACGATCGCCCCGAACAAATCGACAACTCCGCTAAAGGAGACCTAGACATAAATCCCGACGTCGAAGTTAAAACTTCCAAAGAAATAGAAAACCCCGTAAAAGTCGATGCCGAGGTTGACGATAGAACTCCTGAAAAAATCGAACTCTCCACGAACGTCGATTCTGAGGTCGAAGTGAACACCTCCAGAGAAATTAAACATTCCGGGGAAGTAAAATCTTCCGAAGAAGTTAAGCCTTCCGATGAAGTGACCCCTTGCGCCCGAGAAAATTCTCCCGAAGTGATATCTGTGCCTTCGGATGTAGCAACATGTAAATCCGAAGACGCTCCTATCTCTGCATCTCAGTTCTGTACTCTGCCTCGTCTCAGACGACGGTCGACTCTCTCCAGGGATTCTTTATCTCCGACGTCTACCGCCGATTTTGCCTACGGGTCTACGAAATTAGAATCATCAACTAAGGAGACCGTTGGATCTAAATGCGGCAGTACTCGACACACCCCAGATCGCCCCTTGTTAAGTAAATATTTGGCACCTGAAAGAAATCTCTCTTTAGATGAGTCGTACTCGTCGGATAGCGGTAGTATTCTTTCGGAACCTAGCTATATTGCAGCGTATGGATCGCCCGCAATAAATAATGCACCCGGCTTAGGATTTAGACGACACTCTCTACGATTAGCCGGAGACCACCCTAAAAAACGTTTATCTAGATTTCTACGTTCTGATTTCTTTGATACGTCGGTGGACGATAGTATATATGTCAAGCATAAAAAGGAGAAAGAGTTGGAAACgcagaaaattttaaaagaaattagggataagaaaaataaatcttttgagTCGACTCCTAGAAGTCCAATCGAAACTCTTGACGAACCTGGATTCAAAGACGACTATCCCGTTAAAAAATGTCTGTCCCCTATAGGTAATTTATTATTGAAAGATCGTAGTAGATCTACAACACCCTTTTTTCCTATATTAGACAAAATAAAAGAAAGTACTTCAGATTCTAGCAATATAACAATAGAACAAAAGCGAAGCGATGCATTTAACGTTATGAAACAACAAACTGTTCCTGTTAACAACACTATAAACAAAGAATCAAAAATGATCAGACCTAAAAGTTATCCTTTAAAAAATGTTGATGTATACGAAGATACAAATAAGAGCATCCCGTTAGACAGTTCTACAATTATTGAAAATGAAGTCGAAGATAAGAAATTGAATAGAGAATCAAAATTACTGAGACCTAAAAGTTATCCTACAACTAGCCCTTCACCTGAAAAGGTTTATATGGAtcgtaatataaaaaaagatgAAACTAAATctaaagaaataattaatgaCGATAATAAAACTGACGTAGAAGTAAGTTTCAGTATAACTTTGCCAAAAAAAGCCAAAGCCTCAGTTGTTCGGTCCGATTCACAGAAAAAAGTAGAATCAGCAGATCAGAAAGTAGAATCTAAATCAGAAAGTAAAGATTCCATCTTAACTTTAAAGAAATATCAAGTTGTCAGTGGAAATGACGATAGGACTGAACAGGGTCATAAAATTGAAACTCAATTAATGAACGGTAAAAACGGCTCTGTTACGAAAGCAAGCAATATTGAAAGCGCTAAAAATGGAATCATAAAGGGAGAAATAAAATCGACTTTCACAGAAAATCAATCGAATGATAAAAAGGGAgtcattaaaaagaaaatcgTAAAGAAGGTAACTTCAAAATCAAAGACTGAGTTAAATGCAAGTGACAAAACAacagaagaaaagaaaaaagtcACAAAAAAAGTTAAGGAAAAAATAGGTGACGAAAACGCCAAAAAAACCGTTCCAAAAAAGAAATCTGTGTTTCAATCAATTGGTCAGAAGTTAGAAAAATTTACATCATCTAAATCAAATTCTCCCGAAAAGAATTCTAATAATGAAGCTATTGAATCAATTAACCGAACCCAAAGAGAACATTCTGTCCCTGTTAACGTTGATCCTCCGACTGAATCTAATTTAATTAAGAGAGCTGTTACAGTAACTGACGTTGCGGCTTTGGAGAGCCAAAACTATAGCCAAAACAAAACAACTGTATCTAAGGTTTTAGGTCTGTTTAAAAAGTTTGAACCTAAGGAGAAAATTGTTAAATCTGCTGAAAAAGTGAACACAGAAACTGGAAACGTTGCTCTAAAAGATATTTTATATCAGAATGATAATCCAGTCGCACATAATTTAGACTCTGAAGAAAAACCAAAGAGGCCAACTTCACTGCTTTTAAACGGTTTAGGTCGTAAAAATAGAAACAGTAGGACCTCAAGCGACGATGTAAATGCGGAAGTGGAGAATGATGATCTCCTAATAGTTAAGAAAGAAAATGattccaaaaatattaaaaattctttaaaattgGATTTTTCTAGACTGCCAAGAGTTAAAAAAATAGTTCCTACAAGTCCTGTGATTGAACCACAAATAATGAATAGTTCTGACGTCGAGAAGAACATTGACAAAAATTGTGTAATACAAAAGAATAAAAGTATTCCAGAAGCTTCTATCAAAGAAGATTTATGTGAATTACAGAGTCGAAGTCGATCACGAAGCAGGTCGACATATTCCAATTCCGAAGTTAAATCAGAGCCCAGCGGCATGAAAGAGAAATATGTCCTGCCTGATGGCTCCTCACATCACTTACCTTTGCGAAGTCTTGATTCTATATCGCCTGAAAAAGAGGATGTTGTTGATAGAATACGaagaaaaagtttttattcTCGATTTAATGAAAAGAAACAAAGGCGAAAAAGCAATTTAGTGGGTCCCGGGGCAACCGAATACGATCCCCTGGCGAGAATACATTCTCATCCGAATGATTTGAGATATGATGCTTCCCCGACTTCGCCAGGGAATTATGATTTGTCACCCGGACTGTCGGTCGGATCAGACATATCGCCGTCTGCCGAACGCTACAGATCTTTACTAACAGATTTACCCACCACGAGAGGCAGTTTGAGATACGATGGaataaatgataaaattgatatgTACCGATCACTCGACCGAAATGATTTTAGAAAGCATCCAGGAAGAAGTTACCTAGATTACGATCAACCTTCTTCCTACAGTTCAAATAGATATGCAAGGACGAAATCATTATTTGATAGTTCAGATAATAGCGAAGATCAATCGTTAGGTCTCTCTAAAGAATCGCACAAATACAATCGTGCTAACTCCGTATTTTCTCCGGGAAGTTACGCGACTTACAGACCGAAGAGAACTAGAAATTCGGCAATAATACTTAAAGAAAGTGAAAAGGAGCCTAGTCCAGAAAATATACTGGATAAAATAAGGCAAAGAAAGATTTCAATCAGCGTTACCAGAAAATCTGATTCTGAAAAGGACTCAGTGCCTAGGTGTGTATACTTCACCGTTTATTCCATGtaacgtaaataataatattataaataacttcCCACGAAAAAGATTTTCTCTGTGCACGCTTCAcgcttttaaattaaattttaaggcATTAATGCTTAAATTTTAATGaacagtaggtaccttataaataattgtacattttataaaatacgtTTCTTTGTTGTAGAtcagtataattttattatcatctaATGAAAACACAACTTTTACGAATGCTCGAAACACAAATATTCAATTGCTCAATTATTAACGAAAACGACTTCATTTAGTAGATATATTAACGTTATCGTAAAATTCATTgcacattttattattaccattaCAAACATCACTGGACCAAATAAAACTGATGATATTATTGAATGTGAACTTGAGAACGGTTTTTCATTTCCAGATCCAATCTCTCACCTAAAGGCGAAAGCGACTGTGCAGAACGCTCTTCGAAAGTTGACTGAGAGGCGCTACTGATGTTATATTATCGACAGGCGTTTTATTTATAGTTGCGCATTTCGAATAACTTTTAGCCAATCACAGGTAGTCTTAAAATGCTACGTTTTTTCGAATCTCTCGATTAAGATCTTGACGGTCACAAATAACAAATGGTTATCTACAGGTGCAGGATTTGCTTTTTAAAGCAAAATTGCGGTTCATCAGAAAACAATCTATTTTATCCAAAAAGTTGTGGGTTCTTTGTACCaaaatttattaagttaaattatttgtatCAATTTATTGATtctatcatttttaaataataaacaaatatatttaCACCAAATACGCTCTTGAAACAAGAATCATATATTCAATCATATATATCAATTAGCATAATGAGATGAATAAAGATCAATGCACGTAGAAACGGACAAATGGTAGAAGCATTTTGGGTTTCGGAAATCCGATGTAGCTACACACGGATGATTGCAATATATTATTGTCTCTGTCTACTTGGTCATTTCTTGAAAAATGGCTCTAGCTGTATATTCTAAGTTTAAATACAGAAAAAGTGAATTTCCCTGAAATTGTAGTTGACCGTTTGTTCTTTATGACCTCGATGGTCACAAGTCCAGAATCTCAAAAACCTCCACTTTTATTTTTCCATAAACCTAATACCTAACGattacctaccattgtaaaacTTCTTGCCAATCCTTTAGTTATTGCATTTGTGAAGTTAGTTTTTAGACTGATTAACATGTTAATATTACGTCCATCAATGTTTCATTCTAGACAGTAGATGGTAAGAGCTAAAGGCTAGAAACATCGTGATGAAACATTTTTATCGTTAGGTCATCAAACAGTCCTTtggtttttagtaaaaaaaaaatgtaattggTCAAATCAAAATTAGCGACtggatttgttattttttaaagaacaaATACATATACTTTGCaagtaaacatattttttttaacttttaatgtgAATTGATCTTATGTGCCTTGCTTACATAAACTGGATTTGATATTCTAGTTCATTAAAAGGAAAATGACACAAGTTTTAGTGTTTTTGCACAAAAGTTTTAACTCAATTATGTCTAATTttagttttgacttttgattattttatatattatcgATTGTTGGTAAACTAAGTCACATCTtaagtttaaatgtttttataacCAGATAGTATTGACTGTTTAGTCGAATTGAAACAGTAATCGAATAGAATGGTGCTTAGTTGAAGGTTTTCTTAGGAATAATTCGTATATTTATAGAAGGTTACAGTCACATTTACGATGTACgtttacattttataaatagCATGTTTTTGAGTGAAAagaatatattttgttaaaaacaaaCAGTATTTTAAGTGAAATAGTTGCTGTTTTTCATTTGTTGCCATTATCAcatctttaattaataataattacgtcAGTGAAAAACTAGTCCGTATAAGACGTCTGTAAAGCAATAATATTATCACGACtcatatttgtattttatttcattattatttatttattaatttttatcactACCTAGGTAAGAAttgtaatgattattattattatttattagtgtgtggtgattaataatattttgtaatagtaGTTATATATGAACTGTtttgaatattatttcaattgctATCACACATGTTTTGTATTGAATGTGAATAAATTATAGTTGAAAAAAGTGTTGTTTTATTTCTCTAAtgtttttttctataatattaacaattaaTATAACGGACTAGGTAATTCATAGTTCAAATCACAAGGGTACAAAATAACTGCGCAATATATCTGTAGCAGACTCATTGCTCGCATGGTAATAAATTGGGGAACAGAACATCGCCTGTTGCACTCTCTGCCGGTCTCACGGGCTTTACGGCAGGCATAGTAACGCATCATTGGTGTATTGATGTGAAGTGAAAGAATACATTTTTGCTAATTTTAAACTGTTACATTTTATTCGAGAAAGAGGTCCGCCACCGAATCCAACTTGGCTGGACTACGTTGCGAAAGCTTCTAGATGCCTTTTTGTCCGAATCGTTTCGTAGTATTTATTCTATGATTTCACTAGATTTATTTAAGGgtcatgagacgggcctgcccgcgaaattcaaattaaatttggtttttcgcattttttaaactaatacgacaacgtaggcttatgacattttcaattgcgacaatggcagtatcatcctcacaggtttacataaaaatctttacttgaaagagtccaGGTTAAAAAATttgctgtagtatcgactaattctgacacattagtcgatactacagctaattttttaacctggaccctttcaagtaaagatttttatataaacctgtgaggatgatactgccattgtctcaactgaaaatgccataagcctacgttgtcgtattagtttaaaaaatacgataaaccaaatttaatttgaatttcgcgggcaggcccgtcgcttccaccttaatgaAAATCTCGCTCGAGATgttttatgccatttcgctgcgactgTTGATGGTGGAACCGGCTACGAGCTGTCAAACGCCGTAATTTTAACTGTACGTGTTGTACAAGCTTCATCTTCCAGAATTTCAAACGTGCGTGCCTCTTTCTCGATCTCTGTCGAGTattatcaattaaataaaacacaaaaatctcGATATAAAATActatgcattttatttttaaaaatggcaaTTTTAATTAGAACTATACGAGGTGGTATGTTCATTCAGCAAGCTGTTGCAAGTCCGCGAAGTACTTGTGGTCGGCCTCCGCCAGTTGCTCGAGGATGTCGTCCACGCGCGCGCTGGGGAAGCGCTCCACGTACGCTGCGACCATGCCTTCTGCGCTCGCCGGGTAACGTTTCAGCTCCACGTTATCTCCTGGGAATAAATGAGTGTGGTGTTAGGTAATGACTATAGTGAAGTGGGTGTCAAGACTTCAAAATTAGCTACTTTATAAGAGAGCGAAAAACTTGCTGTTTCCAGAGGTTTGGCTTGCTATATACCACAGTCACacaatagttatttaatttataggtTTTTATAGCTGTGACACATAAACAGACGCATGGCGGTCTTATCTATGGCTGAAGGCCAGACGGGTGTACGGCCTCGAGGCGTGGCTTCGTTGAGGCGCAGGGAAACTTACTGCCCGTGTCGATCTTTAAGCCCGTAATTCGCCGGCTAGGGCCTGCCAATTCTTGGCTTAGGGCCCCTAAATTCGTGTTATTAAATGGCGCTAAaccgaaaatttaaaattatcatttttacGTCTTGGACCACATGGCATAAAACAGGAGGACCGAACCCAGGACGCGAGGGACTCGGGGCTAAGCAGTAGTACCTTTATGCACAGTGTTGGGTTGCACGAAGATGTTTCGTGGCTGCTTGTGCAGCATGACGATGTCGCGCCAGCGGCGCCACGGCTCGC
This genomic window contains:
- the LOC123867156 gene encoding uncharacterized protein LOC123867156 isoform X1, translated to MVVGENKRTANIMDGIENTGDVRLHDHRLRLKQRFDIVRKLGQGTYGKVQLGINKKTGQEVAIKTIKKCKIETEADLIRIRREVQIMSSVRHPNIVHIYEVFENSEKMILVMEYCSGGELYDYLSQKKVLEEDEARRLFRQIATAVYYCHIHKICHRDLKLENVLLDDTGSAKIADFGLSNVFKETSLLSTFCGSPLYASPEIVKGTPYIGPEVDCWSLGVLLYTLVYGAMPFDGSNFKRLVRQISNGDYYEPKNPSTASPLIRDMLTVDPLKRADIAYICDNPWVNMGCETSCLEMAEALAAETPVRLDLLLSLAPAAPSSSNSVVVPAQTDLGPEESCTDLTSSTSMAVEPSNSAEKRILELVAEGGEDAIKPSPTRTLVAAADNKRKYDAAMSASGLLRKKERVASCASVAPLSPALPEEDARQASPPPEQEPEDSLQLTQPTLRSSATMTISPAPTMPPEPASEPPADMSSDVPKEEEPKDKPKPKLVIRKKSSPPKADERTEKLEEPKAEEPKPLSVSSTADKMTSLSLAQPAPASPAKPKKLSIGGHVGSFKEQFERRASLTAAPEIKRNITKPVSKIAKPKAQSEDRELTLKSPDNTTVRLQQIGIEPAPQSPQTPMEEMNRGGVKKTESEPAHSGPPLDPAVVLQDARRSLQNSMAKLAEERAGEDSRRRAARDIISTAIRTGECAGKPPVPYGRSSSAGVASLASPPGTPPAPPSASAPPLASASTPRVFRTEVLHSVKDHRNRGASVERIIPITMSGEEPPPSRAGAPATPVTPVTPGTPLTTPPGSVTSPTAKTPLRRLASTESTGEAVSPPTGEPIKKSAREFIIPIAVEGKGYVTPRQRSLEPEQMPARLGRATAPRPRRISSLVSGGESEEEDDTHMHRLRSTRAARAESVSSGEEDEEDEGFHLLTADNLFSTLLHRVRALTQRLNGEEGPGFQHHPHSIFNNLQSPFFNSPHLPRRHLFTHKYMESKRSVSETREGWGSRELHAPFDSMFNKARSPLPRGSSKKTAKHQTRASQTTDATDGLDLSDLDLSAIEFSEREMQALSGLTPALSRRLQRQLLAHLPPQAAARLRRTLSLHAAPVARAPYARSHSAAARAADHPPLPPPDYDDDDRPEQIDNSAKGDLDINPDVEVKTSKEIENPVKVDAEVDDRTPEKIELSTNVDSEVEVNTSREIKHSGEVKSSEEVKPSDEVTPCARENSPEVISVPSDVATCKSEDAPISASQFCTLPRLRRRSTLSRDSLSPTSTADFAYGSTKLESSTKETVGSKCGSTRHTPDRPLLSKYLAPERNLSLDESYSSDSGSILSEPSYIAAYGSPAINNAPGLGFRRHSLRLAGDHPKKRLSRFLRSDFFDTSVDDSIYVKHKKEKELETQKILKEIRDKKNKSFESTPRSPIETLDEPGFKDDYPVKKCLSPIGNLLLKDRSRSTTPFFPILDKIKESTSDSSNITIEQKRSDAFNVMKQQTVPVNNTINKESKMIRPKSYPLKNVDVYEDTNKSIPLDSSTIIENEVEDKKLNRESKLLRPKSYPTTSPSPEKVYMDRNIKKDETKSKEIINDDNKTDVEVSFSITLPKKAKASVVRSDSQKKVESADQKVESKSESKDSILTLKKYQVVSGNDDRTEQGHKIETQLMNGKNGSVTKASNIESAKNGIIKGEIKSTFTENQSNDKKGVIKKKIVKKVTSKSKTELNASDKTTEEKKKVTKKVKEKIGDENAKKTVPKKKSVFQSIGQKLEKFTSSKSNSPEKNSNNEAIESINRTQREHSVPVNVDPPTESNLIKRAVTVTDVAALESQNYSQNKTTVSKVLGLFKKFEPKEKIVKSAEKVNTETGNVALKDILYQNDNPVAHNLDSEEKPKRPTSLLLNGLGRKNRNSRTSSDDVNAEVENDDLLIVKKENDSKNIKNSLKLDFSRLPRVKKIVPTSPVIEPQIMNSSDVEKNIDKNCVIQKNKSIPEASIKEDLCELQSRSRSRSRSTYSNSEVKSEPSGMKEKYVLPDGSSHHLPLRSLDSISPEKEDVVDRIRRKSFYSRFNEKKQRRKSNLVGPGATEYDPLARIHSHPNDLRYDASPTSPGNYDLSPGLSVGSDISPSAERYRSLLTDLPTTRGSLRYDGINDKIDMYRSLDRNDFRKHPGRSYLDYDQPSSYSSNRYARTKSLFDSSDNSEDQSLGLSKESHKYNRANSVFSPGSYATYRPKRTRNSAIILKESEKEPSPENILDKIRQRKISISVTRKSDSEKDSVPRSNLSPKGESDCAERSSKVD